ACGTCTTTTCGGATGCGGCCGACCCTCCTGGTCAGGTCGTCCATCATCGGAATGGTCGTCGCTTGTTTCTTCGTAGCCATGTCCTCTCCTCCTTTCGTTGATCCACCCGGATGAACCGGATGCATGGCCTTGCGTCGTTCCTCCCCGACGCCGCCACGACTCCTGCTTAACACGCCGCGTCAACATGTCAACGCAGCGCGGCACGAATTTGCGCGTCAGGAATTATTGGCATCACGACACGGGCTTGCCGCGGCCCAGTCGAAACCGGCGCGTGCGGTCACCGATGCGGAGCGGCGCCAGGAGACGGAGGGGGCGTATCAGTCGGCCGCGGCAGCAGCCTTGGCCGGAGCGGCGGATTCGGTTTTCGAGCCGCCATCACTGGAAGGGCTACTTTCTGCCGTTGCAGAGCCGTTGCCGCTCTTCTTCTGATACCCATCGGAGTACCAGCCACCGCCCTTCAGCTGAAAGGCGGCTGAGCTGATGAGCTTGGTGACCTTGGAGCGGCACTTGGGGCAGCGCGCAAGTGGAGAGTCCTTGATGGACTGGGTGAACTCGAACTCGCCGCACTTGGGACAAGCGTACTCGTAGATGGGCATTGCTCGGACTCCTCGGCTCGGCGCAGCATGGTCGGCCGGGCCGACAAAGCAGGCGGAACCTAGGCAGCGGCCTGCCGGTTGTCAACGCGGCGCGCCGCTTCTTCGAGCGCCGGCGCAGCGTCGCCGCGGCGGACTCACGACCTCGCCAACTCCACCGACCGCTTCGCGGCCGCACGAACCGCCGCCGCCACCGTGCCGGGCAGGTCCGCCTCTTCCAGAACCGCAAGCCCTGCCAGCGTCGTCCCGCCCGGGCTCGACACAGCCTTTCGCAGATCAGCCGGGTCCTGCCGGGTCTGGACCATCATCTCGGCGGCGCCGGCAATGGTGGCCAGCGTCAGCGAGCGCGCGAGCGAGGCCGACAGGCCGGCCTTCTGACCCGCCATCATCATCGCCTCGGCAAAACGGTAGACGTAGGCGGGGCCCGAGCCGCTCAGCGCCGTCACTGCGTGCATCGCCTTCTCGTCTTCGACGACGTGCGCTTCACCGACCGCCGCGAACAATCGACGCACCTTGGCCACGTCGGACGCCTTTGCCGACGGTCCTGCACACAAGACCGAGGCGCCCTTGCCGACCAGGCACGGCGTGTTCGGCATGACGCGAACGATGCGCGTCTCCTTCCCGAGCGCCTTCTGCAGGCGGCCGAGCGGAAATCCTGCGGCGATCGAAACGAACAGCTTCGTGCGCTCCGCCGCCGGCGCCAGCGCTTCCAGAACCTGCGGCAGGATCTGCGGCTTGACCGCCAGCACGACCACGTTGCTGGCCGCCACCACCTCCGCATTGTCCTCCGTCACCGGCACGCCGTAGCGCTTGCGCATGAACGAGCGCCGCTGCGCCACCGGCTCCGAGATCATCATCGCCGGCGCTTCGTGCCCGGCTGCCAGCAGCCCGCGTACCAGCGCCTCGGCCATGTTGCCGCCGCCGATGAAACCGATCGTGTCCGCCATCGAGTCCTCCTCTTACCGCGTCATCGAGCGCCGAACAGCGCCGTGCCGATCCGCACCATCGTCGCGCCCTCGGCGACGGCGTCTTCGAAGTCGCCGCTCATGCCCGCCGATATCTCGGTCATCGGCGCATGCTGCCATTGCAGCGCACGAAGGCGCTGCGCAAGTTCGCGCAACCGCGCGAACTGCGGCTGCGCCGGCCGCGCCGGGTCGGCCACTCCCATGACGCCGACGAATCGCACGCCCGGACAGGCGGCGGCCTGGCGCAGGAACGTCTCCGCATCGGAAGGATCGATCCCGCCGCGCACCGCCGCACCGCCGAGCTTGATCTGCAGAAGCAGGTCGGCCACCGGCGCTCCCTCGCCGGCCGCTCGCGAGACCGCACGCACCACGCTTAGCGAGTCGACCCCGTGAATGAACGCGAATGCACGCGCGGCACGCGCGGCCTTGTTCGATTGCAGGCGGCCGATCATGTGCCAGCGCAGTTCCGTGCCGCCGGCCCCCAAGGCGTCCGCCACGGCCTGCTGCTTGGCCATGGCCTCCTGGACGTAGTTCTCGCCGATGTCGGTCGCGCCCGCGAGCGCGGCGGCCACCACCGCTTCGGCCGGCAGCGTCTTGGTCACCGCGATCACGCGCACCTCGTCGGCGGTGCGGCCGCTGCGCCGTGCAGCGGCCTGCACGCGCGCGCGCACCTCGGTCCAATTCGCCGTAAGGGAACCGAAGCTCACGAGGTCGGGCTGATTCGCGCTCGCGCCAGCGCCCGCGAAACGGGCGCCATGGGCAGGCCGATGACGTTGTCGAGCGGACCGATGATGGCGCCGATGAAGCGGCGGCCCTGGCCCTGCGCGGCATAAGCGCCGGCCTTGTCCAGCGGCTCACCGGAGGCCGCATACGCCCGCGCCTCCTGCCAGCCGACCTCGCGCATGCGCACCGTCGATCGCGAAACGCCGCTCTCACCACCACCGGCATGCAGGACCGCCCACGCCGTCAGAACGTGATGATTGCGGCCCGACAGCGACATCAGCATCTGCGCCGCCTGCTCGGGCCCCGCGGGCTTGCCGAGGATCTGTTCGCCGACGACGACGGTGGTGTCGGCCGCCAGCACGACCGCCTCGCTGCCGCAGCGAGCCAGCACGGTGGCCGCCTTCTCGAGCGCCAGCCGCGTCGTCGCTTCGAGCGCGCGCTCCT
This is a stretch of genomic DNA from Candidatus Limnocylindrales bacterium. It encodes these proteins:
- a CDS encoding zinc ribbon domain-containing protein, with translation MPIYEYACPKCGEFEFTQSIKDSPLARCPKCRSKVTKLISSAAFQLKGGGWYSDGYQKKSGNGSATAESSPSSDGGSKTESAAPAKAAAAAD
- the proC gene encoding pyrroline-5-carboxylate reductase: MADTIGFIGGGNMAEALVRGLLAAGHEAPAMMISEPVAQRRSFMRKRYGVPVTEDNAEVVAASNVVVLAVKPQILPQVLEALAPAAERTKLFVSIAAGFPLGRLQKALGKETRIVRVMPNTPCLVGKGASVLCAGPSAKASDVAKVRRLFAAVGEAHVVEDEKAMHAVTALSGSGPAYVYRFAEAMMMAGQKAGLSASLARSLTLATIAGAAEMMVQTRQDPADLRKAVSSPGGTTLAGLAVLEEADLPGTVAAAVRAAAKRSVELARS
- a CDS encoding YggS family pyridoxal phosphate-dependent enzyme; this translates as MSFGSLTANWTEVRARVQAAARRSGRTADEVRVIAVTKTLPAEAVVAAALAGATDIGENYVQEAMAKQQAVADALGAGGTELRWHMIGRLQSNKAARAARAFAFIHGVDSLSVVRAVSRAAGEGAPVADLLLQIKLGGAAVRGGIDPSDAETFLRQAAACPGVRFVGVMGVADPARPAQPQFARLRELAQRLRALQWQHAPMTEISAGMSGDFEDAVAEGATMVRIGTALFGAR
- a CDS encoding Maf family protein; the protein is MLASRLVLASSSPRRRELLTQAGYDFVIDPADIDETMSKQERALEATTRLALEKAATVLARCGSEAVVLAADTTVVVGEQILGKPAGPEQAAQMLMSLSGRNHHVLTAWAVLHAGGGESGVSRSTVRMREVGWQEARAYAASGEPLDKAGAYAAQGQGRRFIGAIIGPLDNVIGLPMAPVSRALARARISPTS